In one window of Mercurialis annua linkage group LG4, ddMerAnnu1.2, whole genome shotgun sequence DNA:
- the LOC126678804 gene encoding dehydration-responsive element-binding protein 1B-like has translation MELKEASMAATEKRKAGRKKFQETRHPVYKGVRRRNGKWVCELRHPCNNKSRVWLGTFESPEMAARAYDIAVSALRRNLDSDSFNFPESAHLLPQPRSTSIKDIQIAALECSSSSSSSSSPSSFSSCSIAERSEEDRNVNVNVLMDEEEVFNMPALLDSMAEGLILTPLAMKKGFNWNDVEDDPVDLILWSD, from the coding sequence ATGGAATTGAAGGAAGCATCAATGGCGGCCACGGAAAAGAGAAAGGCGGGGAGAAAAAAGTTTCAGGAGACAAGACATCCTGTGTATAAGGGAGTCAGGCGAAGAAATGGGAAGTGGGTGTGTGAATTAAGACATCCTTGTAATAACAAATCAAGAGTCTGGTTAGGAACTTTTGAATCTCCGGAAATGGCGGCTAGGGCTTACGATATAGCGGTTTCTGCACTGAGACGGAATCTTGATTCTGATTCTTTCAACTTTCCTGAATCGGCTCATTTATTGCCTCAGCCTAGGTCTACTTCTATTAAGGATATTCAAATTGCAGCTCTTGaatgttcttcttcttcttcttcttcttcttctccgtcTTCGTTTTCTAGTTGTTCCATCGCGGAACGAAGTGAAGAAGATAGGAATGTGAATGTGAATGTGTTAATGGATGAAGAGGAGGTGTTTAATATGCCTGCATTACTTGATAGTATGGCAGAAGGCTTGATTCTTACTCCACTAGCTATGAAAAAAGGGTTTAATTGGAATGATGTGGAAGATGACCCTGTTGATTTGATTCTTTGGAGTGATTGA